A stretch of Apodemus sylvaticus chromosome 18, mApoSyl1.1, whole genome shotgun sequence DNA encodes these proteins:
- the Naxd gene encoding ATP-dependent (S)-NAD(P)H-hydrate dehydratase isoform X4 produces MQQRTWKTFFSWYTGAPYFAGISALKVGADLTHVFCAREAAPVIKSYSPELIVHPVLDSSNAVEEVEKWLPRLHALVVGPGLGRDDLLLNNVRGILESTKARDIPVVIDADGLWLIAQQPALIHGYQKAILTPNHVEFSRLWEAVLSSPVDSRNLSESTLKLSQALGNVTVVQKGEQDLMSNGQQVLVCSQEGSSRRCGGQGDLLSGSLGVMMHWALRAGPEKTNGCSPLLVAAWAACTLTRECNHQAFQKYGRSTTTTDMIAEVGTAFSRLFTT; encoded by the exons GTACACAGGAGCACCATATTTTGCAGGAATCTCAGCTCTGAAAGTG GGTGCAGATTTGACTCACGTGTTCTGTGCCAGGGAGGCCGCGCCAGTGATCAAGTCCTACAGCCCAGAGCTGATTGTCCACCCAGTCCT tGACAGTTCTAATGCTGTTGAGGAGGTGGAGAAATGGCTCCCCAGGCTGCATGCCCTTGTCGTGGGACCTGGCCTAGGTAGAGATGACCTTCTTCTCAACAATGTGAGG GGCATTTTGGAATCAACCAAGGCCAGGGACATCCCTGTCGTCATTGATGCG GATGGGCTGTGGCTGATTGCCCAGCAGCCAGCCCTCATCCACGGCTACCAGAAGGCCATTCTCACCCCCAACCACGTGGAGTTCAGCAGACTCTGGGAAGCTGTG CTCAGTAGTCCTGTGGACTCCAGGAATCTCAGTGAGTCCACGCTGAAGCTCAGCCAGGCCCTGGGGAACGTCACAGTGGTCCAGAAAGGAGAACAGGACCTGATGTCCAACGGCCAGCAGG TGCTTGTGTGCAGCCAGGAAGGCAGCAGCCGCAGGTGTGGCGGGCAAGGCGATCTCCTGTCGGGCTCGCTGGGTGTCATGATGCACTGGGCCCTCCGTGCCGGACCAGAGAAAACTAACGG CTGCAGCCCTCTCCTGGTGGCTGCCTGGGCTGCCTGCACACTCACAAGGGAGTGTAACCACCAGGCCTTCCAGAAGTATGGgcgctccaccaccaccaccgacaTGATCGCCGAGGTAGGAACTGCCTTCAGCAGGCTCTTCACGACCTGA
- the Cars2 gene encoding probable cysteine--tRNA ligase, mitochondrial isoform X2, producing MAMSITDVDDKIIKRANEMNVSPASLASRFEEEFKQDMAALKVLPPTVYLRVTENIPHIISFIKGIIAHGHAYSTATGSVYFDLRARGDKYGKLVNTVPSATAEPVDSDKRHSSDFALWKAAKPQEVFWASPWGDGRPGWHIECSAMASEVFGSQLDIHTGGIDLAFPHHENEIAQSEVFHQCQQWGNYFLHSGHLHVKGKEEKMSKSLKNYVTIKDFLQTFSPDVFRLFCLRTNYRSAIEYSDSTLVEASHLLLGLASFVEDARAYVKGQLTCGPVGEDVLWERLASTKKAVKAALANDFDTPRAVSTILDLVHHANRQLRAVSKEAGGPRSPTVFGAIISYVEQFFETVGISLTSQQCVSGDSSTVTLGCVVDELVRFRLKVRQYALATPGATGEARKQQLQERQPLLEACDTLRRDLVTHGINVKDRGNAASTWELLDPRTKHQKPGDRG from the exons ATGAACGTGTCACCTGCTTCTCTCGCCAGTCGTTTTGAGGAAGAATTTAAACAAGACATGGCAGCCCTGAAG gTCCTGCCCCCGACCGTGTACTTGAGAGTCACTGAGAACATCCCACACATCATTTCTTTCATCAAAGGAATCATTGCCCATGGCCATGCGTACTCGACAGCCACAG GCAGTGTCTACTTTGATCTGCGAGCCCGAGGGGACAAGTATGGCAAGCTGGTCAACACGGTCCCCAGTGCAACTGCAGAGCCAG TTGACTCTGATAAGCGGCACAGCAGCGACTTTGCCCTGTGGAAGGCAGCCAAACCTCAGGAGGTGTTCTGGGCCTCGCCATGGGGAGACGGCCGGCCCGGATGGCACATCGAGTGCTCTGCTATGGCCAG TGAGGTGTTTGGAAGCCAACTGGACATCCACACCGGCGGCATAGACTTGGCTTTCCCACATCATGAAAACGAAATAGCACAGAGCGAAGTCTTCCACCAGTGTCAGCAGTGGGGAAATTACTTCCTGCATTCTG GCCATTTGCATGTGAAgggcaaagaagaaaagatgtCTAAATCCCTAAAAAACTACGTCACCATTAAG GACTTCCTGCAGACCTTCTCCCCTGATGTCTTCCGTCTTTTCTGCTTGCGCACCAACTATAGGTCAG CCATTGAATACAGTGACAGTACCCTGGTGGAAGCCTCGCACCTCTTGCTGGGGCTAGCCTCTTTTGTGGAGGATGCGCGTGCCTATGTAAAGGGGCAGCTGACCTGTGGCCCTGTTGGGGAGGATGTGCTGTGGGAGAG GCTGGCGAGCACCAAGAAGGCCGTGAAGGCTGCTCTAGCCAATGATTTCGACACCCCGAGGGCAGTGAGCACCATCCTGGACCTTGTGCACCATGCCAACAGGCAGCTCAGGGCTGTCTCGAAG GAAGCTGGTGGCCCAAGAAGCCCCACTGTGTTTGGGGCCATCATTTCCTACGTTGAGCAGTTTTTTGAGACTGTTGGGATTTCTCTCACAAGTCAACAG TGtgtttcaggagacagcagcacgGTAACACTGGGCTGTGTGGTAGATGAACTAGTGCGCTTCAGGCTGAAGGTCCGTCAGTATGCGCTGGCCACACCCGGGGCTACTGGAGAGGCTCGGAAACAGCAGCTCCAGGAGAGGCAGCCCTTGCTGGAGGCATGTGACACGCTACGCCGGGACCTCGTCACCCATGGCATCAATGTTAAG GACAGAGGCAATGCAGCCTCCACATGGGAACTGCTGGACCCAAGGACAAAACACCAGAAACCTGGGGACCGAGGGTGA